The Pyricularia oryzae 70-15 chromosome 5, whole genome shotgun sequence genome includes a region encoding these proteins:
- a CDS encoding ZZ type zinc finger domain-containing protein, giving the protein MASSSSSGPDTIINLKVSFDGVVKKVKLPLRDLAASTLANKLHETLSLHPDNTYLIERYSDSAASYVVLDPAYPAVFKQLYRAAKAKQKLKLRITTLNKDTVAEKKDELSPPPRNARSVTVEDVPEAVPQPTATTSAPKPAEVMASSIEKTVCDYKAFMSGQGERITVSEPYLDPLEALARKINSVALSSETTQIKTAEIPTVEKKTTPPPPPKPTALSQLSHSRMPFAVYCNSCDKTIPDVHYHCSTCDEGDFDLCQACIDMGISCHGEGHWLIKRMIRDGAIVTSTTSRQAPKPPTESNKSAPRCARTPLSQAVQTCPAMPAARKVSKCPATATATAVATHPAPRVVPLFRNYLYQNARTCNNCVQEFPEAEFLHCTTCADFDLCKPCFIKDAHGHHPRHGFIPAVEGTATDSEVSCRLAPGRNEKHNAICDGCDKYINGIRHKCLDCPDWDYCSGCVVNAGFVHPKHRFVPIYEPLRDVTARTANLPVHFGIHCDGPLCQAGTPRFIVGDRYKCAVCHDTDFCERCEASPASTHNKTHPLIKFKTPVRNVNVTTTGEHENGTKLPQMGDRPRPTSQPAEPKFTRTTIAPSTVRTVVNVQPAPAPAPSTISIPPQVEKTPTPPVSQPQPALRPSEYCAVYESDTIADGTVMEPNHIFEQTWVLRNAGRHPWPAGCRLKYIGGDYMGHVDSKRPAAVPELISASESTVCYAPLAPGQSFSFTVLLRTPPRDGKVISYWRLTTPEGLKFGHRLWCDVEVKTPAPVKEAPPAVKEEPKEVKAEEPIKEEKKLEGSQMIFPKLEKESPVASIHQDSSAVTQSAPSEVDNHADDFEDCNDDEWSEEGFMTDEEYDILDASDEEFVDEKSNKK; this is encoded by the exons ATGgcgtcgtcttcgtcgtcggGTCCCGACACGATCATCAACCTCAAGGTCAGCTTCGATGGAGTTGTCAAGAAGGTGAAACTTCCTCTGCGTGACCTCGCTGCGAGCACGCTGGCAAACAAG CTGCACGAGACCCTCTCCCTTCATCCCGACAACACGTATCTCATCGAGCGTTATTCCGACTCGGCGGCATCTTACGTGGTGCTCGATCCCGCTTATCCCGCAGTCTTCAAGCAGCTGTACCGCGCCGCCAAGGCGAAGCAGAAGCTCAAGTTGAGGATTACCACTCTCAACAAGGACACCGTTGCTGAGAAGAAAGATGAACTCTCACCTCCTCCTCGCAACGCCCGCTCAGTAACTGTTGAGGACGTACCAGAGGCCGTGCCACAGCCAACGGCCACAACTTCTGCACCCAAGCCCGCCGAGGTCATGGCTTCGTCTATCGAGAAGACCGTCTGCGACTACAAGGCATTCATGAGCGGCCAAGGAGAGCGGATCACTGTCTCGGAGCCCTATCTGGACCCTCTTGAGGCTTTGGCCCGCAAGATCAACTCAGTTGCGTTGTCTTCGGAGACAACCCAGATAAAGACCGCAGAGATCCCAACTGTGGAAAAGAAGACCACTCCCCCGCCGCCTCCGAAGCCCACGGCGCTGTCACAGCTCTCCCACTCTCGCATGCCATTTGCAGTCTACTGCAACAGCTGCGACAAGACGATTCCCGATGTTCACTACCACTGCTCTACCTGCGATGAGGGTGACTTTGATCTTTGCCAAGCTTGCATTGATATGGGCATTTCATGCCACGGCGAGGGCCACTGGCTCATCAAGCGTATGATTCGGGATGGTGCTATTGTTACCAGCACCACTTCACGCCAAgctcccaagcccccgaCCGAGAGCAACAAGTCGGCTCCTCGTTGTGCCAGGACCCCCTTGTCCCAGGCAGTGCAGACTTGCCCCGCAATGCCAGCAGCGAGGAAGGTGTCCAAGTGCCCTGCTACTGCTACTGCTACTGCTGTTGCTACTCACCCTGCTCCACGGGTTGTGCCCCTGTTCCGCAACTACCTATACCAAAACGCCCGGACTTGCAACAACTGCGTGCAGGAGTTCCCCGAGGCTGAGTTTCTCCACTGCACTACTTGCGCCGATTTTGACCTTTGCAAGCCATGCTTCATCAAGGATGCCCATGGTCACCACCCTCGTCACGGCTTCATCCCGGCTGTTGAGGGTACCGCAACTGACAGTGAGGTCTCTTGCCGCCTGGCTCCTGGCCGCAACGAGAAGCACAATGCAATCTGTGATGGATGTGACAAG TACATCAACGGCATCCGCCACAAGTGCCTCGACTGTCCCGACTGGGACTACTGCTCAGGCTGCGTCGTCAACGCTGGCTTTGTCCATCCGAAGCACCGCTTTGTGCCTATCTACGAGCCTCTGCGTGACGTGACTGCTCGCACTGCTAACCTGCCCGTCCACTTTGGCATCCACTGTGATGGACCTCTTTGCCAGGCGGGAACACCCCGTTTCATCGTTGGCGACAGGTACAAGTGTGCCGTATGCCATGATACCGACTTTTGCGAGAGGTGCGAGGCCAGCCCTGCCTCGACCCACAACAAGACTCACCCCTTGATCAAGTTCAAGACTCCGGTTCGCAATGTCAACGTGACAACGACCGGAGAGCATGAGAATGGAACCAAGCTCCCCCAGATGGGAGACCGCCCGCGCCCTACGTCGCAGCCAGCGGAGCCCAAGTTCACCAGGACGACCATTGCGCCCTCAACCGTCAGGACTGTGGTGAACGTGCAgcctgctcctgctcctgctcctaGCACTATCTCTATCCCACCGCAGGTGGAAAAGACCCCCACGCCACCAGTGTCGCAGCCCCAGCCAGCTCTGCGACCATCTGAGTACTGTGCGGTGTATGAGAGCGACACTATCGCTGATGGCACTGTTATGGAGCCAAACCACATCTTTGAGCAGACTTGGGTTCTCCGGAATGCAGGCAGGCACCCTTGGCCCGCAGGATGCCGTCTCAAGTACATTGGTGGCGACTACATGGGTCATGTCGACTCCAAGCGTCCTGCTGCCGTGCCTGAGCTGATTTCAGCATCTGAGTCGACCGTCTGCTACGCGCCTCTGGCTCCTGGCCAGTCCTTTTCTTTCACAGTTCTTCTGCGTACTCCTCCACGGGACGGCAAGGTCATCTCCTACTGGCGACTTACGACCCCTGAGGGTCTGAAGTTTGGCCACCGTCTGTGGTGTGATGTTGAGGTCAAGACTCCTGCTCCTGTCAAGGAGGCTCCTCCTGCTGTCAAGGAGGAGCCCAAGGAGGTTAAGGCAGAGGAACCGAtcaaggaggagaagaagctcGAGGGCAGCCAAATGATCTTCCCCAAGCTTGAGAAGGAGTCACCTGTCGCTAGCATCCACCAGGATTCTTCAGCTGTCACCCAGTCGGCACCATCCGAGGTTGACAATCATGCTGACGATTTCGAGGATTGCAACGATGACGAGTGGTCTGAGGAGGGATTTATGACCGACGAGGAGTACGACATTCTTGATGCTTCTGATGAGGAGTTTGTTGACGAGAAGTCGAACAAGAAATGA
- a CDS encoding aspartic endopeptidase yields MGSIALTQPSVKEEMGLCRVPIKYNERYKPSGTKSYVNLMARYGFQPTQPGPYGYINRMFQRGLAGSTVALGGRAHMEKVLARKSEVEGGYGGQVTADDIQNESLYLCEVKIGTPAQKLELQLDTASSDIWVFSSGSSRGVNRTNFDAWKSSSFSCQSDKTWVMKRPDGSSISGEVGTDTVVVGGLEVPDQLLGLGKVVGGTSTERMVADGTLGLSMPQTRYIQRNGVNDPQTSFVARMAEAKILPEDAQLFTTALCRPTQGGKQESFCTFGYVDEDMVDGEISWAKVDSGKGMWMFPSASTTINDDKISRSGNMAVVDSSTPLILLSDEACEAFYKKIEGAKYSRLRQGWLVPGGETQGMPELRVAVGETEFGISTSEYAFSPADGDMFFGVVQSRGNNEFDVLGVPFLRSVYAIWDFGHQRFGCIARSK; encoded by the exons ATGGGCTCAATCGCACTTACACAACCTTCTGTCAAGGAGGAGATGGGCCTCTGCAGAGTCCCCATCAAGTACAACGAAAGGTACAAGCCGAGCGGGACCAAATCCTATGTCAACCTCATGGCCCGATATGGTTTCCAGCCAACCCAGCCAGGACCTTATGGATACATCAACAGGATGTTCCAACGTGGCTTGGCCGGATCAACGGTCGCGCTCGGCGGGCGTGCGCACATGGAGAAGGTCCTGGCCCGCAAGAGCGAGGTCGAAGGTGGCTATGGCGGACAAGTCACTGCCGATGATATTCAAAACGAGTCGCTGTACCTCTGTGAGGTGAAGATCGGTACTCCGGCGCAGAAGCTCGAGTTGCAGCTGGACACGGCCTCTTCAGATATATGG GTTTTCTCTTCAGGTTCCAGTCGCGGCGTCAACCGCACCAACTTTGACGCATGGAAATCATCGTCTTTCAGTTGCCAAAGCGACAAGACGTGGGTCATGAAGCGACCCGATGGCAGCTCCATCTCCGGGGAGGTAGGCACGGACACTGTGGTGGTGGGCGGCCTGGAGGTCCCGGACCAGCTCCTAGGGCTGGGCAAGGTCGTTGGCGGCACCTCTACCGAGAGGATGGTGGCCGACGGCACTCTAGGCCTCTCGATGCCGCAGACAAGGTATATTCAGAGGAACGGAGTCAACGACCCACAGACATCATTTGTGGCCAGGATGGCCGAGGCAAAGATCTTGCCCGAGGATGCGCAGCTCTTCACGACAGCCTTGTGCAGGCCAACCCAGGGAGGCAAACAAGAGTCGTTTTGCACTTTTGGATATGTGGACGAGGACATGGTGGACGGCGAAATCTCCTGGGCGAAGGTGGACAGCGGCAAAGGCATGTGGATGTTCCCGTCGGCCAGCACCACCATCAATGACGATAAGATATCGCGGTCCGGCAACATGGCGGTTGTCGACAGCTCCACACccctcatcctcctcagcGACGAGGCCTGTGAGGCCTTTTACAAGAAGATCGAGGGCGCCAAGTACAGCAGACTACGCCAGGGATGGTTGGTTCCTGGGGGTGAGACACAAGGCATGCCGGAGCTGCGCGTGGCAGTAGGTGAGACCGAATTTGGCATCTCGACTTCTGAGTACGCGTTTTCGCCAGCAGACGGCGACATGTTCTTTGGCGTTGTTCAGTCGAGGGGGAACAATGAGTTTGATGTGCTTGGCGTTCCTTTTCTGAGATCAGTCTATGCG ATCTGGGACTTTGGGCACCAGCGCTTTGGGTGCATTGCAAGGAGCAAATAA